The DNA segment CCCCGCTGGCCCACCCTGACCAAGACCGTCAAGCACATCCTTGACGTGTACGCGGCCAATGCCAACAAGTACGAACGTCTGGGTGACTGGGCCAACCGCATCGGTTGGGAAACCTTCTTCAAGCTCACCGGCCTGAAGTTCACCCATCATCTGATCGACGACTTCCGCGATCCGGCCTACTACACCTGGCGCCAGAGCACCCAGTTCAAGTTCTAGTCCAGGTTTGCTGCAACCCCGGCGGTGCCTGGCGCACCGCCGGGACAGGAGAAGAAAATGGCTGACAAAACTGATAAAGACATTATTGTTGACTTCCTCAAGGGCAAGTCCGCTGCCAAGTCCAAGTTCTACTTCAAGGACTTCACGGACCTCTTCCCCGACAAGGGTCCCCGCGAAGTGAAGAAGATCCTCACCCAGCTGGTGAACGAGGAAGTGCTGGAATTCTGGTCTTCCGGTTCCACCACCATGTACGGTCTGAAGGGCGCCGGCAAGCAGGCCCACACCGAAGGCGAGGACTAGTCGTCCCCTCGCTGGGGTGTGACCTCCGGGTCAGCACCGTCAACCATCGAAAAAGTATTGCCGCAACGCAAGTTGTGGCAATCTTTTTTATGGGCAGCAGGATATCCCTATGAGCACCGAATTTACGCTTTCTCCGGCGGAGCAGCAGGCTCTCGCCCATCTTGCCCGGCAAAGTATCGAAAGCACGCTACGGCCCCCGTCCCGCCCCGTGTCCCCCGCATTGCCGCAGGCCCTGGCCCACGGCATTCTCAGCCAGCCGCTTGGCTCCTTTGTCACGCTCAAAAAGGCCGGGCAGCTGCGCGGCTGCATCGGCACCATGGTCGGTCAGGAGCCGCTTTTTGCCAATGTCTGGCGTATGGCGCAGGCCGCGGCGTTTCACGACTGGCGCTTTGCGCCTCTGACGCTGGACGAATGGCCCGACGTGCGCATAAGCATTTCCGTTCTGGGGCCGCTGACGCCCTGCCCCGGTCTGGCGCATGTGGTGCTGGGGCGCCACGGCCTGCTGCTGGAAGCCGAGGGCCGGCATGCCGTCTTTCTGCCGGAAGTCCCCGTTGAACAGGGCTGGGACAGGCTGACCTATGTGGAGCAGCTCTGTCGCAAGGCCGGTCTGCCACCCCACAGCTGGAAGCTGCCCCAGGCCCGCCTGTTTTGGTACGAAACAGTACATATTGATGCCGCGCCGGACGCCTGATCTTTCCCGAAGCGCGCTGCCCTGCCCGTTTCCGTGCCTGTGCCTGCTTCGGCGGGCACAGGCAGTCGTATCCGTCCCGGCGTTCCTCTGCATCCCCGCGTCGATCACGCTCCCCGCTCCCGCGCTACGCCCGCCCTTTCCCTTTTTCCACAGCAGCAATAGCCTCCCCTGGGCGCGTGGAAAAAGGGAGCTGACATCCCTGTCTTTCTCGGGCCTGCCTATGCCTCACGGCCTGATGCGGAACAGCGTTGTCCGCAGTGCAGGCCCTGTCCCCGCTGCTCCGGGGCCGGCATGGCCTGTACCTGTCAGCCCCGCTTTTTCACGCGCCAGCTGCTCCGGCGACGCGCTTGTACGCCCGCAGGGCCTCCGCAGGGGCTTTGCTTTGCCCAGCCGCGGGAGAAGCCGCAGGCTCACTCCCGGTTCCCCTGTTCCCGTGCCCGCTGTGCCCAAAAACCGGTCTGACGATGTCCCTGCGCCGCCGCATGCCATGCGTCTGCCCTCAAAAGCAGACTGTCTCCTTGTTATTCTTCGCAATCAGAAAACATTCCCTCCCTGTCCGTGACTCTGGAAAAAAATTTTATCTCCCTCTTGACCCTATAGCAACTATAAGCACTATGGTCTGTACAGAGCCATTGAGACACCGGGCATACGCCAAACCATGCCCGCTGGAGGAAAAGGATGGAAACGGATACCCTGGTAGCATGTCCCTGCGGGCAGTTTCACCCGCGTGGATTTATCTGTGATAAGGCCCGGCAGCTGAAGCATGCCGCGACGAAACCGGCGGCCCCGGCCGCTGCCAAAGCCGCGCACCAGCATACCCACCATGAACATGCAGACTGCGATGCGCACCAGCATGCGCCAACGCCGTCCTGCTGCTGCCACGGCCATGCCCATGTCCAGGAAGCGGGCAGCCCGCAGGAAGAGACCGCGCCGCTGGGGGAAGCCTCGGCACAGCGTGCCGTCTACCGCATTGCCAACATGGACTGCCCCATGGAAGAGGCGCTTATCAGGAAAAAACTGGCGAACATGCCGGGCATCACCGGCCTGAACTTCAACCTCATGCAGCGCGTCCTCACCATTGACCATGAC comes from the uncultured Desulfovibrio sp. genome and includes:
- a CDS encoding dissimilatory sulfite reductase D family protein; its protein translation is MADKTDKDIIVDFLKGKSAAKSKFYFKDFTDLFPDKGPREVKKILTQLVNEEVLEFWSSGSTTMYGLKGAGKQAHTEGED
- the amrA gene encoding AmmeMemoRadiSam system protein A is translated as MSTEFTLSPAEQQALAHLARQSIESTLRPPSRPVSPALPQALAHGILSQPLGSFVTLKKAGQLRGCIGTMVGQEPLFANVWRMAQAAAFHDWRFAPLTLDEWPDVRISISVLGPLTPCPGLAHVVLGRHGLLLEAEGRHAVFLPEVPVEQGWDRLTYVEQLCRKAGLPPHSWKLPQARLFWYETVHIDAAPDA